The window AAGATGCGGGTTCTTCGACTAATTCTTTTCATAGTTTCTACTTAAAATTTCCATCTGCGCAGATTCAACAGAAGGGTCTGTTTTTAGAAGATCTTGAACGGCCTTTAAATCAAAAGGTTCCTGAGGTGAAGTGACGTAGTAAGTACGAATATCCGGAAAAGAATTTACGACTTTTAATCCCAAGGTTTGCGTTAAGACTTCTGCAGAAACCCCTTCTTTCAGAACCACAGAGAACAATCCCGTCACTACGCCCGCAACGCCCAAACGAGCGTCATAAACCACGAAAGGCTCTGAAGAAGAAAAACTACTGGGATCACTTGCGGACTCTTTCACTAGATAAAATCCAGTGAGTTCGCCAACCACTGCTTGCCCAGGGCGGCCCGTATTTTTGGGAATCGCCTTTACACCATTCCATATTTTCCAATTCGTATCGACGAATAAGGAAGAGTCTAAGAACTCTGCTTCTTGAATATTCAGTTGCGCAGTTGTGCGCTCAGACTTTGGCAACCGCAAAGACCGTGGACGCATTTGTGTGGGTTGCTGATTCGATGCAATCTCTGTCGTCTGAGTATTTTCAGAAATGGCTGAAGGACTTAAAGTCCCCTCATCGTCGTCCCTGTTCGTCAAAGTCGATGTTTGCGATGCAGACGTGGCACTTGAGAGTGGGGACGCCGATTCATCTTTATTTATAAAATAAAGAACAGCTCCCACAAGGACTAACAGTAAAATTACTACGGATAACCGACGTGCCATGAGCTTCCTATTTTAGCTTGTTTAACAATAGGATGCTCACTATTTTCGGTCAGGACTATTGAGAAATTATGGAGCTGGCCTTAGGGTCTCGATCTGAGACAAGACCTAAGGCTAAAACTGGGTAACTATTCGTTCAACTTAAGAAGAGTTTGAACCGTCTTCTTCAATTTTTCGACATCGAAGGGCTTTTTAATATAATCGTCAGCGCCGATTTCAAAAGCCTTTTTCATGTCGTCTTCAGAGGCTTTGCCAGACACAAATACCAAAGGAATTTTCTTCAGGTCACGGTGGTCTTTCAGAAGCTGGGCAAGCTCAAAACCGTTCACCCAGGGAAGGCCGACGTCCATCAGAATCAAATCCACCGGATGATCATCCAAAGCCGTGGAAAGCTCGGTCGCGTCCGCTGCCAACTTGGTGACATAGCCTTCGGTTTCAAGAATTCTTTTCATCGCCAATCGCATTGTTTCGTCGTCTTCAATGACCAAGATAACTTTGGGATCGAGCTTCTTCTTCGCTTCACGAAACTGATCTAAAGAGACAACGTCCTGACTCGCGATGCGCGCCTTCGTCATCTTCTCGATCTTATCAACTAAATCTTTCGTGTTGATTCTTTTATCCTTCATATCTTCCTTAGTGAGAACCTTGCGCTTCCAACCATCTTTCCGCGTCAATCGCGGCCATACAACCAGTGCCGGCAGCTGTGATTGCCTGGCGGTATACATGATCTTGCACGTCTCCTGCCGCAAAAACACCTGGAATATTAGTATAGGTCGTGTTGGGCTGGGTAATCAAATACCCTGTCTCATTCATATCCAAAACACCTTTAAACAGGTCTGTATTCGGCTTATGGCCAATGGCCAGGAAAAGACCGGTGATCCCAAGATCTTTAACTTCTTCTGAATTCACGT is drawn from Bdellovibrio sp. ArHS and contains these coding sequences:
- a CDS encoding response regulator transcription factor, giving the protein MKDKRINTKDLVDKIEKMTKARIASQDVVSLDQFREAKKKLDPKVILVIEDDETMRLAMKRILETEGYVTKLAADATELSTALDDHPVDLILMDVGLPWVNGFELAQLLKDHRDLKKIPLVFVSGKASEDDMKKAFEIGADDYIKKPFDVEKLKKTVQTLLKLNE